From one Brachypodium distachyon strain Bd21 chromosome 4, Brachypodium_distachyon_v3.0, whole genome shotgun sequence genomic stretch:
- the LOC100833435 gene encoding cytochrome P450 714C3 isoform X1: MEKLHLLILVLLPTLLGLPLLYICEILWLRPERIRRKLRNQGVRGPKPSLLHGNTQEIKRIRQELASDEQKQDTNNYMSTLFPHLLLWRETYGPVFLYSTGAMEVLYVADPAMIKDMSHCTSTQLGKPTYIKRSRKPLFGEGILVANGDLWAYERKIVAPEFFMEKIKVMIRIIEEASVPLLEGWETMLDNAGGSREIYVDDHLRNFSADVIAKACFGSDFTTGEEIFRKLRQLQTTLSKQDALWKRLPTKSNKEIQKLEREVRSLILDVANREKSINDDDSKHNDLLRTIVDGARHCPGWGGGTAEDFIVDNCKNIYFAGHETTAVTATWCLMLLATHRTWQDRARAEALEVCHGRPTLPDADALRRLKTITMVIQETLRLYPPASMMYREALEDVKLGGLDVPRGTIIQTAMLMLHLDEAVWGPDAREFRPDRFAGGASAACRPAMAQMYMPFGHGPRVCAGQNLAMVELKVLLARLLSKFAFSPSLGYRHAPAFRLTIEPGFGMPLLVARLP, translated from the exons ATGGAGAAACTTCATCTCCTAATTCTGGTTCTTCTTCCCACACTCCTTGGGTTACCTCTGTTATACATCTGTGAGATCCTATGGCTAAGGCCCGAGAGGATCAGAAGGAAACTGAGGAACCAAGGTGTGAGGGGTCCCAAGCCTAGTTTGCTCCATGGCAACACCCAGGAGATTAAGAGGATCAGACAGGAGCTGGCATCTGATGAACAGAAGCAGGACACCAACAACTACATGTCCACCCTCTTTCCTCACTTGCTTCTCTGGAGAGAAACATATG GGCCGGTATTCCTATACTCGACAGGAGCCATGGAGGTTCTTTATGTTGCTGACCCAGCCATGATCAAGGACATGAGCCACTGTACGTCGACGCAACTAGGGAAACCGACTTACATAAAGAGATCTCGCAAACCGCTCTTCGGCGAAGGCATCTTGGTGGCGAATGGTGATCTATGGGCCTATGAAAGGAAGATCGTTGCACCAGAGTTcttcatggagaagatcaag GTGATGATAAGAATAATCGAGGAGGCTTCTGTCCCACTTTTAGAAGGCTGGGAGACCATGCTTGACAATGCTGGAGGGAGTAGAGAGATCTATGTGGATGATCATCTGCGGAACTTCTCAGCGGATGTGATAGCGAAGGCGTGTTTCGGGAGCGATTTCACAACTGGGGAAGAGATTTTCCGCAAGCTCAGGCAGCTTCAGACGACGCTTTCAAAGCAGGATGCACTGTG GAAGCGTTTACcaaccaagagtaacaaagaGATACAAAAGCTAGAGCGAGAAGTCCGGTCGCTCATCCTGGATGTCGCAAACCGTGAAAAGAGCATCAACGACGACGACAGTAAGCATAACGACCTTCTTCGTACGATTGTCGATGGCGCTCGCCATTGTCCCGGATGGGGCGGCGGCACTGCGGAGGACTTCATCGTCGACAACTGCAAGAACATCTACTTCGCGGGGCACGAGACCACGGCGGTCACCGCCACCTGGTGCCTGATGCTTCTCGCCACTCACCGGACATGGCAGGACCGGGCCCGTGCCGAGGCTCTGGAGGTCTGCCATGGACGCCCGACTCTgcccgacgccgacgcccTCCGGCGACTCAAAACA ATCACCATGGTGATCCAGGAGACGCTCCGGCTGTACCCGCCAGCATCGATGATGTACCGGGAAGCCTTGGAGGACGTGAAGCTCGGCGGCCTGGACGTGCCGCGGGGCACTATCATCCAGACTGCCATGCTGATGCTGCACCTGGACGAGGCCGTCTGGGGCCCCGACGCCCGCGAGTTCCGCCCGGACCGGTTCGCCGGTGGCGCTTCCGCGGCGTGTAGGCCGGCGATGGCGCAAATGTACATGCCGTTCGGCCACGGGCCGAGGGTTTGTGCCGGGCAGAACCTGGCTATGGTGGAGCTCAAGGTGCTGCTGGCGCGCCTACTAAGCAAGTTCGCGTTCTCACCGTCGCTGGGGTACCGGCATGCACCAGCGTTCCGGCTCACCATTGAGCCCGGGTTTGGCATGCCGCTCCTCGTCGCCAGGCTTCCATGA
- the LOC100833435 gene encoding cytochrome P450 714C3 isoform X2, whose translation MEVLYVADPAMIKDMSHCTSTQLGKPTYIKRSRKPLFGEGILVANGDLWAYERKIVAPEFFMEKIKVMIRIIEEASVPLLEGWETMLDNAGGSREIYVDDHLRNFSADVIAKACFGSDFTTGEEIFRKLRQLQTTLSKQDALWKRLPTKSNKEIQKLEREVRSLILDVANREKSINDDDSKHNDLLRTIVDGARHCPGWGGGTAEDFIVDNCKNIYFAGHETTAVTATWCLMLLATHRTWQDRARAEALEVCHGRPTLPDADALRRLKTITMVIQETLRLYPPASMMYREALEDVKLGGLDVPRGTIIQTAMLMLHLDEAVWGPDAREFRPDRFAGGASAACRPAMAQMYMPFGHGPRVCAGQNLAMVELKVLLARLLSKFAFSPSLGYRHAPAFRLTIEPGFGMPLLVARLP comes from the exons ATGGAGGTTCTTTATGTTGCTGACCCAGCCATGATCAAGGACATGAGCCACTGTACGTCGACGCAACTAGGGAAACCGACTTACATAAAGAGATCTCGCAAACCGCTCTTCGGCGAAGGCATCTTGGTGGCGAATGGTGATCTATGGGCCTATGAAAGGAAGATCGTTGCACCAGAGTTcttcatggagaagatcaag GTGATGATAAGAATAATCGAGGAGGCTTCTGTCCCACTTTTAGAAGGCTGGGAGACCATGCTTGACAATGCTGGAGGGAGTAGAGAGATCTATGTGGATGATCATCTGCGGAACTTCTCAGCGGATGTGATAGCGAAGGCGTGTTTCGGGAGCGATTTCACAACTGGGGAAGAGATTTTCCGCAAGCTCAGGCAGCTTCAGACGACGCTTTCAAAGCAGGATGCACTGTG GAAGCGTTTACcaaccaagagtaacaaagaGATACAAAAGCTAGAGCGAGAAGTCCGGTCGCTCATCCTGGATGTCGCAAACCGTGAAAAGAGCATCAACGACGACGACAGTAAGCATAACGACCTTCTTCGTACGATTGTCGATGGCGCTCGCCATTGTCCCGGATGGGGCGGCGGCACTGCGGAGGACTTCATCGTCGACAACTGCAAGAACATCTACTTCGCGGGGCACGAGACCACGGCGGTCACCGCCACCTGGTGCCTGATGCTTCTCGCCACTCACCGGACATGGCAGGACCGGGCCCGTGCCGAGGCTCTGGAGGTCTGCCATGGACGCCCGACTCTgcccgacgccgacgcccTCCGGCGACTCAAAACA ATCACCATGGTGATCCAGGAGACGCTCCGGCTGTACCCGCCAGCATCGATGATGTACCGGGAAGCCTTGGAGGACGTGAAGCTCGGCGGCCTGGACGTGCCGCGGGGCACTATCATCCAGACTGCCATGCTGATGCTGCACCTGGACGAGGCCGTCTGGGGCCCCGACGCCCGCGAGTTCCGCCCGGACCGGTTCGCCGGTGGCGCTTCCGCGGCGTGTAGGCCGGCGATGGCGCAAATGTACATGCCGTTCGGCCACGGGCCGAGGGTTTGTGCCGGGCAGAACCTGGCTATGGTGGAGCTCAAGGTGCTGCTGGCGCGCCTACTAAGCAAGTTCGCGTTCTCACCGTCGCTGGGGTACCGGCATGCACCAGCGTTCCGGCTCACCATTGAGCCCGGGTTTGGCATGCCGCTCCTCGTCGCCAGGCTTCCATGA
- the LOC112268874 gene encoding uncharacterized protein LOC112268874, translating into MASSPSSSSKPTTPSAATLQSRRQRRRRCILITLAAAVSLTLLLALLLAALCLRPPTTRLLSATLAGVAPRFSLLPSPSHTLNLTLLLAVAVTNPNPASAFAYPSGGAAAVSYRGREVGEARIEPGEVPAAGDAVVRAALTLQADRLVGGEGGVGKVAEDVESGAMEVEAVARVPGTVVLLGGVIRRAAVARSECTIVFDVLEARVVSHRCRDRAEL; encoded by the coding sequence ATGGCGTCCTCCCCCTCATCGTCGTCGAAGCCGACGaccccctccgccgccactcTCCAATCGcgccggcagcgccgccgccgctgcatcCTCATCACCCTCGCCGCGGCCGTCTCCCTcacgctcctcctcgccctcctcctcgccgcgctctGCCTCCGCCCGCCCACCACGCGGCTCCTCTCCGCAACCCTAGCCGGCGTCGCCCCGCGGTTCTCGCTCCTCCCGTCCCCGTCGCACACCCTCAACCTgaccctcctcctcgccgtcgccgtcaccAACCCCAaccccgcctccgccttcgcCTACCCGTCAGGGGGCGCCGCGGCCGTCTCGTACCGCGGGAGGGAGGTCGGAGAGGCCCGGATCGAGCCGGGGGaagtccccgccgccggcgacgccgtGGTCCGCGCCGCCCTCACGCTGCAGGCCGACCGGCTTGTGGGCGGGGAAGGGGGTGTGGGGAAGGTGGCGGAGGACGTGGAGAGCGGGGCcatggaggtggaggcggtggcCAGGGTGCCAGGCACCGTGGTGCTCCTCGGCGGCGTGAtccggcgcgccgccgtggcgcGCTCCGAGTGCACGATCGTGTTCGACGTCCTCGAGGCCCGCGTCGTCAGCCACCGGTGCCGCGACCGCGCCGAGCTCTGA
- the LOC100833738 gene encoding cyclin-dependent kinase B1-1, with product MEKYEKLEKVGEGTYGKVYKAQDKATGQVVALKKTRLEMDDEGIPPTALREISLLRLLSSSLYVVRLLAVEQATKGEGGKAVLYLVFEFLDTDLKKFVDGFRRGPSPKPLPTEVVKSFLYQLCKGIAHCHGHGVLHRDLKPQNLLVDKEKMILKIADLGLSRAFTVPMKSYTHEIVTLWYRAPEVLLGATHYSTGVDIWSIGCIFAEMVRRQALFPGDSELQQLLHIFRLLGTPTEEDWPGVTSLRDWHEYPQWKAQKLTRAVPTLEPEGVDLLSKMLQFDPANRITAKAALDHPYFDSLDKSQF from the exons atgGAGAAGTACGAGAAGCTGGAGAAGGTAGGGGAAGGGACGTACGGCAAAGTGTACAAGGCGCAGGACAAGGCGACGGGGCAGGTGGTGGCGCTGAAGAAGACGCGGCTGGAGATGGACGACGAAGGGATCCCGCCCACGGCGCTGCGCGAGATCTCgctcctccggctcctctcctcctccctctacGTCGtgcgcctcctcgccgtcgagcAGGCCACCAAGGGCGAGGGCGGCAAGGCCGTGCTCTACCTCGTCTTCGAGTTCCTCGACACCGACCTCAAGAAGTTCGTCGACGGATTCCGCCGCGGGCCCTCCCCCAAGCCCCTCCCCACGGAGGTCGTCAAG AGTTTCTTGTATCAGCTATGCAAAGGAATTGCACACTGCCATGGCCATGGTGTCCTTCATCG GGACCTAAAGCCACAAAATCTGTTGGTTGACAAGGAGAAGATGATATTGAAAATTGCAGACCTTGGATTAAGCAGGGCATTTACTGTTCCTATGAAAAGCTACACCCACGAG ATTGTGACACTTTGGTATAGAGCTCCTGAAGTATTGCTTGGAGCAACACATTACTCAACTGGTGTTGATATTTGGTCCATTGGATGCATCTTCG CTGAGATGGTCAGAAGACAGGCTCTTTTCCCTGGTGACTCTGAGTTACAACAACTGCTACACATTTTCag GCTGTTGGGAACTCCTACTGAGGAGGATTGGCCTGGTGTGACTTCTCTGAGGGACTGGCACGAGTATCCGCAGTGGAAGGCACAAAAGCTGACGCGTGCAGTCCCTACACTGGAACCCGAAGGAGTTGACCTGCTATCG AAAATGCTCCAGTTCGATCCGGCCAACAGGATAACGGCCAAGGCTGCGCTGGACCACCCTTACTTCGACAGCCTCGACAAGTCCCAGTTCTAG